The proteins below come from a single Ochotona princeps isolate mOchPri1 chromosome 13, mOchPri1.hap1, whole genome shotgun sequence genomic window:
- the ZNF32 gene encoding zinc finger protein 32, translating into MFGFPTATLLDCHGRYAQNVAFFNVMTEAHKYDHAEATGSSSWDFQSSFRREKLEQKSPESKTLQEDSPGIRQKVYECQECGKSFRQKGSLTLHERIHTGQKPFECTHCGKSFRAKGNLVTHQRIHTGEKPYQCKECGKSFSQRGSLAVHERLHTGQKPYECAICQRSFRNQSNLAVHRRVHSGEKPYRCDQCGKAFSQKGSLIVHIRVHTGLKPYACTQCRKSFHTRGNCILHGKVHTGETPYLCGQCGKSFTQRGSLAVHQRSCSQRLTL; encoded by the exons ATGTTTGGATTTCCAACAGCTACCCTGCTGGACTGTCATGGAAGATACGCCCAGAACGTAGCGTTTTTCA ATGTCATGACAGAAGCACACAAGTATGATCATGCTGAGGCCACAGGATCCTCAAGCTGGGATTTCCAGAGTTCTTTCAGAAGAGAAAAGCTGGAACAAAAATCCCCAGAGTCTAAGACACTGCAGGAAGATTCACCTGGAATTAGACAAAAGGTCTATGAGTGCCAGGAATGTGGAAAATCCTTCCGGCAAAAAGGAAGTCTAACATTACATGAGAGAATCCACACTGGTCAGAAGCCATTTGAGTGCACCCACTGTGGGAAAAGCTTCCGGGCCAAAGGTAATCTTGTTACACATCAACGAATACACACGGGAGAAAAACCCTATCAGTGCAAAGAGTGTGGGAAAAGCTTCAGTCAGCGAGGGAGTCTGGCCGTCCACGAGAGACTCCACACGGGACAGAAACCCTACGAGTGTGCTATTTGCCAGAGAAGCTTCAGGAATCAGAGCAACCTTGCCGTCCACAGACGAGTTCATAGCGGTGAAAAGCCCTACAGGTGTGATCAGTGCGGAAAGGCCTTCAGTCAGAAAGGAAGCTTGATTGTTCACATCCGAGTACACACAGGCCTGAAGCCATATGCCTGTACCCAGTGCAGGAAGAGTTTCCACACCAGGGGCAATTGCATCCTGCATGGCAAAGTCCACACGGGAGAGACACCTTATCTTTGTGGCCAGTGTGGGAAAAGCTTTACCCAAAGAGGGAGCCTGGCGGTGCACCAGCGGAGCTGCTCCCAGAGGCTCACCCTCTGA